The following nucleotide sequence is from Bradyrhizobium roseum.
GTGCCGAACGCGAGATGCCGGTTCGGCCGCCGTTCAAGGTCGAGCCGTTCAGGGCACTCGTTCGCGTGAGGGTCCAGATTGGCGGCGACGATCATCGCCATCACCCGGTCGCCCTTCTTCAACTTCACGCCTTCGAGATCGACGTCCTGGCGGACGTAGCGCGGCTTTGAGAATTGTACCGCCGAGACAAAGCGCAGGAATTCTTCGACCGCCAGTCCGGCCCGGCTCCAGTCCGCGGTGAGCCGGTCGCGCCGGACTGGATCCTTCAGCAGTTCGAATACCGATCCGCTGATCAGGTGCGTCGTCGTCTCGGAGCCCGCCCCCAGCAGCAGAAACACCATCGAGATCATTTCGTCCGGCGTGATGCGTCCGCCTTCCTGCTCGACGCGGACCAGTTCCGCGATCAATCCTTCGCCGCCCTGCTCGCGGGCGAGCTGCAGGCGTTCTTTCAGATAGCGCCGCATCTTGATGAGGCCGCCGATCAGCCGCAAAAATCCGAATGCGCTGGTGAGATGCGCCATCGAATCGGCCCAGGCGATGAATTTAGGCCGGTCGGCCGGCGGCAGGCCGAGCAGTTCGCAAATCACCGCCAGCGGCAGCACCCGCGCATAGCGCTGCGCCAGATCGGCCGGGCTCCCCGCGGCGAACAATTCATCGGCGAGACGATCTGCAACGCTGCGGATATGCGGCTCCATGTCGAGCACGGCGCGTCGGCGGAAAGCCTCGTCGACGATGTCGCGCAGGCGCGTGTGATCGGGCTCGTCCATCGTCAGCATGTTGTTGGCGAAGGTTGCGATCAGGCGCGGCATCCACCAGGGCAGCCCGGCCAGCGCCCCGCCCTCCTTGCGCAACGTGAACAGCGCGCCGTCCTTCAGCACCCGCGCGGCCGCCTCATAGGTCGTGGTGACCCAGACCCGGCCGATCACCGGAAATTTTGTCGCGACGGCCGGGCCGATCGCGCGCAGCTGCGCAACGCCGGCCCGTGGATCGCGAAAGAACGCCTCGCTCATGAAATCGAAATCGACATACCGTGCCATTCCGCGGTACCACATTGCCGTTTCGCCATTTGATCAAGATGGCGTGCGACGGCGAGGCCGCAAGGCTCGCTTGTTCGATTGCCCTCGCCGCAATTTTGTCAGTGCCGATGATACTCGCGTACGCCGTTTACACCGGCGGCGTCCCATGGGTATGCAGCGACTCGATCGCCCTCAGCGCCACGCCTCGCCGTTCTGGCGTTCTTCCCCAGTCCAGATGACCGGCTTCCAGTCCGGCGCGCCACACCAGCGTC
It contains:
- a CDS encoding cytochrome P450 yields the protein MARYVDFDFMSEAFFRDPRAGVAQLRAIGPAVATKFPVIGRVWVTTTYEAAARVLKDGALFTLRKEGGALAGLPWWMPRLIATFANNMLTMDEPDHTRLRDIVDEAFRRRAVLDMEPHIRSVADRLADELFAAGSPADLAQRYARVLPLAVICELLGLPPADRPKFIAWADSMAHLTSAFGFLRLIGGLIKMRRYLKERLQLAREQGGEGLIAELVRVEQEGGRITPDEMISMVFLLLGAGSETTTHLISGSVFELLKDPVRRDRLTADWSRAGLAVEEFLRFVSAVQFSKPRYVRQDVDLEGVKLKKGDRVMAMIVAANLDPHANECPERLDLERRPNRHLAFGTGIHFCLGHQLARIEAICALQALFTRWPELKLAVEPSQVHWRRRPGIRMISELPVVAGV